The window CTACTGTGGCGAGCACGTGCAGCCGCACCGCACCACAAGCTTCTACGCCAAACACACGCTGATGGACCCGCAGGAGGCCCTCAGGGGCCGAACCTGCAGCATCCACCACCGCCTGCTGGAGGTGAGACACAGTTACAGGGTTTGGGTTTCATTACAGCTGGACCTCTAACGCTTTCATTACAGCTGGACCTCTAACGCTTTCATAGCTGGACCTCTAACGCTTTCATTACAGCTGGACCTCTAACGCTTTCATTACATCTGGACCTCTAACGCTTTCATTACAGCTGGACCTCTAACGCTTTCATTACAGCTGGACCTCTAACGCTTTCATTACATCTGGACCTCTAACGCTTTCATTACATCTGGACCTCGAACGCTTTCATTACAGCTGGACCTCTAATTCTTTCATTACAGCTGGACCTCTAACGCTTTCATTACAGCTGGACCTCTAACGCTTTCATTACAGCTGGACCTCTAACGCTTTCATTACAGCTGGACCTCTAACGCTTTCATTACAGCTGGACCTCTAACGCTTTCATTACATCTGGACCTCTAACGCTTTCATTACATCTGGACCTCTAACGCTTTCATTACATCTGGACCTCTAACGCTTTCATTACAGCTGGACCTCTAACGCTTTCATTACATCTGGACCTCTAACGCCTTCATTACAGCTGGACCTCTAACGCTTTCATTACAGCTGGACCTCTAACGCCTTCATTACAGCTGGACCTCTAACGCTTTCATTACAGCTGGACCTCTAACGCTTTCATTACATCTGGACCTCTAACGCTTTCAGTACAGCTGGACCTCTAACGCTTTCATTACAGCTGGACCTCTAACGCTTTCATTACTACTGGACCTCTAAGGCTTTCATTACAGCTGGACCTCTAACGCCTTCATTACAGCTGGACCTCTAACGCTTTCATTACATCTGGACCTCTAACGCTTTCATTACAGCTGGACCTCTAATGCCTTCATTACAGCTGGACCTCTAACGCTTTCATTACAGCTGGACCTCTAACGCTTTCATTACAGCTGGACCGCTAACGCTTTCATTACAGCTGGACCTCTAACCTTCCTCCTGATGTTCCTCCAGGTTTTCTGCAGGACGTGCCAGAGCTGCATCTGCGCCATCTGCGTCCTGGGGGAACATCGGACCCACAAAACCGTCTCCATCCAGACCGAGAGACTCGGAAAACAGGTAGAGGCAGAAAACGCTACTTTACccgtgtgtttactcgtgtttttactcgtgtgtttactcgtgtttttactcgtgtgtttacttgtgtttttagtgtttttactcgtgtgtttacacgtgtgtttactcgtgtttttagtgtttttactcgtgtgtttactcatgttttttactcgtgtgtttactcgtgtttttactcgtgtttttactcgtgtgtttactcatGTGTTTACacgtgtgtttactcgtgtttttagtgtttttactcgtgtgtttactcatgttttttactcgtgtgtttactcgtgtgtttagtgtttttactcgtgtgtttactcatgttttttactcgtgtttttactcatgtgtttactcgtgtgtttactcatgtgtttactcgtgtgtttactcatgtgtttagtgtttttactcgtgtgtttactcatgttttttactcgtgtttactcgtgtttttactcgtgtttttactcgtgtttttagtgtttttactcgtgtgtttactcgtgtgtttactcgtgtttttagtgtttttactcgtgtgtttactcatgttttttactcgtgtgtttactcgtgtgtttagtgtttttactcgtgtgtttactcatgttttttactcgtgtttttactcATGTGTTTACTCAtgtgtttactcgtgtgtttactcatgtgtttagtgtttttactcatgttttttactcgtgtgtttactcgtgtttttactcgtgtttttactcgtgtttttagtgtgtttactcgtgtgtttactcgtgtttttagtgtttttactcgtgtgtttactcgtggtttttactcgtgtgtttactcgtgtttttactcgtgtttttactcgtgtttttagtgtttttactcgtgtttttagtgtttttactcatgtttttagtgtttttactcgtgtgtttactcgtgttttttactcgtgtgtttactcgtggtttttactcgtgtgtttactcgtgtttttactcgtgtttttactcatgtgtttagtgtttttactcgtgtgtttactcatgttttttactcgtgtgtttactcgtgtttttactcgtgtgtttactcgtgtttttactcgtgtttttactcgtgtgtttacttgtgtttttagtgtttttactcgtgtgtttactcgtgtgtttactcatGTGTTTACacgtgtgtttactcgtgtttttagtgtttttactcgtgtgtttactcatgtgtttactcgtgtgtttactcgtgtgtttactcgtgtttttactcgggtttttactcgtgtgtttactcatgtgtttactcgtgtgtttactcgtgtgtttactcgtgtttttagtgtttttactcgtgtgtttactcatgttttttactcgtgtgtttactcgtgtttttactcgtgtttttactcgtgtgtttacttgtgtttttagtgtttttactcgtgtgtttactcgtgtgtttactcatGTGTTTACacgtgtgtttactcgtgtttttagtgtttttactcgtgtgtttactcatgtgtttactcgtgtgtttactcgggtgtttactcgtgtttttactcgggtttttactcgtgtgtttactcatgtgtttactcgtgtgtttactcatgtgtttactcgtgtgtttactcatgtgtttagtgtttttactcgtgtgtttactcatgttttttactcgtgtgtttactcgtgtttttactcgtgtgtttactcgtgtttttactcgtgtttttactcgtgtttttagtgtttttactcgtgtgtttactcgtgtttttactcgtgtttttagtgtttttactcgtgtgtttactcgtgtttttactcgtgtttttagtgtgtttactcgtgtgtttactcgtggtttttactcgtgtgtttactcgtgtttttactcgtgtttttagtgtttttactcatgtgtttagtgtttttactcgtgtgtttactcatgttttttactcgtgtgtttactcgtgtttttactcgtgtttttactcgtgtttttagtgtttttactcgtgtttttacttgtgttttttactcgtgtgtttactcgtgtgtttactcgtgtgtttactcgtgtttttactcgtgtttttagtgtttttactcgtgtgtttactcgtgtgtttactcgtgtttttagtgtgtttactcgtgtgtttactcgtgtgtttagtgtgtttactcgtgtttttactcgtgtttttagtgtgtttactcgtgtgtttactcgtgtttttactcgtgtttttactcttgtttttagtgtttttactcgtgtttttacttgtgttttttactcgtgtgtttactcgtgtgtttactcgtgtttttactcgtgttttttactcgtgtttttagtgtttttactcgtgtgtttactcgtgtgtttactcgtgtttttagtgtgtttactcgtgtgtttactcgtgtttttactcgtgtttttagtgtgtttactcgtgtgtttactcgtgtgtttactcgtgtttttagtgtgtttactcgtgtgtttactcgtgtgtttagtgtgtttactcgtgtttttactcgtgtttttagtgtgtttactcgtgtgtttactcttgtttttactcgtgtttttactcttgtttttagtgtttttactcgtgtttttacttgtgttttttactcgtgtgtttactcgtgtttttactcgtgttttttactcgtgtttttagtgtttttactcgtgtgtttactcgtgtttttagtgtttttactcgtgtttttacttgtgttttttactcgtgtgtttactcgtgtttttactcgtgttttttactcgtgtttttagtgtttttactcgtgtgtttactcgtgtttttagtgtgtttactcgtgtgtttactcgtgtttttactcgtgtttttactcgtgtttttagtgtttttactcgtgtttttacttgtgttttttactcgtgtgtttactcgtgtttttactcgtgttttttactcgtgtttttagtgtttttactcgtgtgtttactcgtgtttactcgtgtgtttactcgtgtgtttactcgtgtgtttagtgtgtttactcgtgtttttactcgtgtttttactcgtgtttttacttgtgtttttagtgtttttactcgtgttttttactcgtgtgtttactcgtgttttgtgtgtttactcgtgtgtttactcgtgtgtttactcgtgttttttactcgtgtgtttactcgtgtttttagtgtttttactcgtgtgtttactcgtgtttttagtgtgtttactcgtgtgtttactcgtgtttttactcgtgtttttactcgtgtttttagtgtttttactcgtgttttttactcgtgtgtttactcgtgtttttagtgtttttactcgtgtgtttactcgtgtgtttactcgtgtttttactcgtgtttttactcgtgtgtttactcgtgtttttactcgtgtgtttactcgtgtttactcgtgtttttactcgtgtgtttactcgtgtttttactcgggtttttactcgtgtgtttactcatgtgtttactcgtgtgtttactcatgtgtttactcgtgtgtttactcatgtgtttagtgtttttactcgtgtgtttactcatgttttttactcgtgtgtttactcgtgtttttactcgtgtgtttactcgtgtttttactcgtgtttttagtgtttttactcgtgtgtttactcgtgtttttactcgtgtttttagtgtttttactcatgtgtttagtgtttttactcgtgtgtttactcatgttttttactcgtgtgtttactcgtgtttttactcgtgtttttagtgtttttactcgtgtgtttactcgtgtttttactcgtgtttttagtgttgtgtttactcgtgtttttactcgtgtgtttactcgtgtgtttacaCGTGTTTcttactcgtgtgtttactcgtgtgtttactcgtgtttttagtgtttttactcgtgttttttactcgtgtgtttactcgtgtttttactcgtgttttttactcgtgtgtttactcgtgtttttactcgtgttttttactcgtgtttttagtgtttttactcgtgtgtttactcgtgtgtttactcgtgtgtttactcgtgtttttagtgtgtttactcgtgtgtttactcgtgtgtttagtgtgtttactcgtgtttttactcgtgtgtttagtgtgtttactcgtgtgtttactcgtgtttttactcgtgtttttactcgtgtttttacttgtgttttttactcgtgtgtttactcgtgtgtttactcgtgtttttactcgtgttttttactcgtgtttttagtgtttttactcgtgtgtttactcgtgtttttagtgtgtttactcgtgtgtttactcgtgtttttactcgtgtttttactcgtgtttttagtgtttttactcgtgtttttacttgtgttttttactcgtgtgtttactcgtgtgtttactcgtgtttttagtgtttttactcgtgtgtttactcgtgtttttagtgtgtttactcgtgtgtttactcgtgtttttagtgtttttactcgtgtttttacttgtgttttttactcgtgtgtttactcgtgtgtttactcgtgttttttactcgtgtttttagtgtttttactcgtgtgtttactcgtgtgtttactcgtgtttttagtgtgtttactcgtgtgtttactcgtgtgtttactcgtgtttttactcgtgtgtttactcgtgtttttactcgtgttttttactcgtgtttttactcgtgtttttagtgtgtttactcgtgtgtttactcgtgtttttactcgtgtttttactcgtgtttttagtgtttttactcgtgtttttacttgtgttttttactcgtgtgtttactcgtgtgtttactcgtgtttttactcgtgttttttactcatgtttttagtgtttttactcgtgtgtttactcgtgtgtttactcgtgtttttagtgtgtttactcgtgtgtttactcgtgtgtttagtgtgtttactcgtgtttttactcgtgtttttactcgtgtttttactcgtgtttttagtgtttttactcgtgttttttactcgtgtgtttactcgtgttttgtgtgtttactcgtgtgtttacttgtgtgtttactcgtgttttttactcgtgtgtttactcgtgtttttagtgtgtttactcgtgtttttactcgtgtttttactcgtgtgtttactcgtgtttttactcgtgttttttactcgtgtgtttactcgtgtgtttactcgtgtttttagtgtttttactcgtgtgtttactcgtgtgtttactcgtgtttttactcgtgtgtttacttgtgttttttactcgtgtgtttactcgtgtttttagtgtttttactcgtgtgtttactcgtgtgtttactcgtgtttttactcgtgtttttactcgtgtgtttactcgtgtgtttactcgtgtttttactcgtgtgtttactcgtgtttttactcgtgtgtttactcgtgtgtttactcgtgtttttactcgtgtgtttactcgtgtttttactcgtgtttttactcgtgtgtttactcgtgtgtttactcgtgtttactcgtgtgtttactcgtgtgtttactcgtgtttttactcgtgtgtttactcgtgtgtttactcgtgtgtttactcgtgtttttactcgtgtgtttactcgtgtttttactcgtgtgtttactcgtgtttttactgtttttactcgtgtgttcacgtgtgtttactcgtgtgtttactcgtgtgtttacatgtttttactcgtgtttttactgtttttactgtgtttactcgtgtgtttactcgtgtttttactcgtgtttttactcgtttttactgtgtttactcatgtttttactcgtgttttactcgtgtttttagtgtttttactcgtttttactgtttttactgtGTTTACTCATGTGTTTACTCATGTTTTTACTCGTatgtttactcgtgtttttactcgtgtttactcgtgtttttactcgTTTCAGAAACATGTGGCCAGGACTGAGCAGGACATCATGAACCGCATCAAGGAGAAGGAGATCCATGTGGGCGACCTGAAGAAGAAGCTGCAGGGCGTGCAGGTCTGACAgatctttccatgtttaaaGCAGATCTCATTCTGATCCCGGCCGGTCTCCAGGCGGTCCGGATCTTGGAGGTTCTCAGGTTTTTCCGGGCCTGAAGTCTGACTCTTTGCTGCCTTCATCCTCAGAACTATGCCGACAGAGAACGGGGCGAAGTGGAACACCTGCTGGACGAAGTGTCTGCCTCGTTGGACAGGATCCGGACTCAGGTGGTCGGCAGCatggagagacagctggatGCTGTGATGTCAAAGGGGGAGGGGCTTGTTAACCGCTTGGAGGCGGACCTTGGTCAGCTGATGGACAGGAGGGCCACGCTGGAGGTCCAGGCCGTCAGCCAGGATCACATCAGCTTCCTGCAGGTGGGAGCCGAACACCTGATCTTTGAGCTCTTTGTTTGAATCGGTGGATAAAGGCTCCTGTTCCTGGTTCTTCTCTCAGAGTTACGAGGAGGCCATGGCTCCTCTGGAGGAGGAGCAGCCGGGCCTGGACGAGGATGCAGAGTTCTCCCTCCACTTCCACCTGGACGAGGTGAAGAGCGGCCTGTCCGAGGTGAAGGAAAAAATGGAGGAGATCCGGATGGGGGAGGTCCGGCCCAGAGTTTCCAGAGGCTCCGGAGGTTCCTGTGAGTCATGAGTTCCCCTCGGACATGTTTCCAGATGTTTGCTCAGAGTTCCCCTCGGACATGTTTCCAGATGTTTGCTCAGAGTTTGACGCCTCCGTGTTGTCTGTTTCAGTTTCATCCGGAGACCTGATGCCGGCGGAGAGCCTGCTGAGTCTGAGAGGAAGCAAGGCCAATCTGAGGAAGAGTCAGTGGTCCCTAAAAGGTGAGGGGGTCCAGAGCAGGCCCGGGTCCGGGTCCGAGTCCAGGTCAGGGTCCAGGTCAGAGTCCAGGTCAAGAGTCCAGGTCAAGAGTCCAGGTCAAGAGTCCAGGTCAAGAGTCCAGGTCAAGAGTCCAGGTCAAGAGTCCAGGTCCAGAGTCCAGGTCCAGAGTCCAACATCAAACCCAATACCAAACTGACACAGATCCTCTTTGAGCCTCTGGGGGCTGAAGACAGAACCGTGTCATCACAGATTAAAGCTCCCGGTCCCAGGACCCAGCCCTGTGGGACTCCCGTCTCACTCTTTAAAGACAGAACATGTTCTTGTTTTAAATGTTGACACTCTGTCCTGAGTCCACTTCCAGGTGTTTCCCTGCTGGATTCTTAAAGTTTCTGACTGTGGTTTCTTGTGTTCCCTCAGATATGAAGAAGATGGGTCGGTCGGTGTCAGGTCGGTAAACATGGCCCCGAGTGAGTCATGGGTCACTTACTGTATTAAATATTACACAaatccagaggtgggtagagcagccaaaaactgtactcaagtaaaagtactgttacttcagaataatatgactcaagtactgagtaactgttgagtaacgtctgatttatttgttaacacaagcattcaatcagacagacaaaaatactaaataatcatctttaggcaaattagagttcatccaattaattaattaattacaaaatagcttaaattaaaatgatccaggtaaattcaagaacttcaataaaaaataagagagacttaggaaatgtttaaaacatacatccatcatcttctccggggtcgggtcgcggggcccctatagttggaacacaccctccggtctccttttttaaagagggggaccaccaccccgatctgccagtccagaggcactgcccccgatgtccacgcgatgctgcagaggcgtgtcaaccaagacagccccacaacatccagagccttgaggaactcaggacgaaccttatccacccccggggccaccgaggagttttttaaccacctcggcaacctcagccccagaaatgggaggccccacgtccgagctccccaactctgcttcctcatcggaaggcgtgtcggtaggattgaggaggccctcgaagtattccccccaccgactcacgacgtcccttagttgaggtcagcagagccccgccctcaccatacacggtgctGACGGTGCACAGCTTCCCCCCCCCGAGCCGCCGGAtagtggaccagaatctcttcgaggccgtccggaaatcatttgtccatggcctccccgaactcctcccaagcccgagcttttgcctcagcaaccgccgaggccgcgttccgcttggcctgtcggtacccatcagctgcttccagagtcccactggccaaaaaggcccgataggactccttcttcagcttgacggcctccctcaccactggggtccaccagctggttcggggattgccgccacaacaggcaccgaccaccttacggccacagctccggtcagccgcctcaacaatggaggcacggaacatgtcccattcgggctcaatgtcccccacctcccccgggacatggtccactagggctcaatgtcccccacctcccccgggacatggtccactagggctcaatgtcccccacttcccccgggacatggtccactagggctcaatgtcccccacctcccccgggacatggttgaagctctgccgaaggtgggagttgaaactcctccttacaggggattccgccagccgttcccagcagaccctcacaatacgtttgggcctgccaggtctgaccggcttcctcccccaccagcggagccaactcaccaccaggtggtgatcagttgacagctccgcccctctcttcacccgagtgtccaggacatacggccgcaagtccgacgatacaaccacaaagtggatcatcgagctgcggcctagggtgtcctggtgccaagtgcacatatggacacccttatgcctgaacatggcgtccgttatggacagtccgtgacgagcacagaagtccaacaacaaaacaccactctgattcagatcgggaaGGGGGACCCTCGTCATATCTttgggctgtgcccgaccgagccccatgggcacagacccggccaccaggccccacccctgggcctggccccATCATCATAGGGGGTTTTTATGATCTATTCTTTGTCTGggccctcatctaggatctgtttgccttgggtgaccctaacaggggcttaaagccccgggcaacatggctcccagactcattggggcacgcaaccccccccccccccccccctccctccctccccaccATGGTAGGGTGACAGCTCATGTAACCTGTAAccggtggtagagcctttggcggaagtctctctctctgtcagaataaaacattaaaatgaggcgtacgcggggggatgaaaataatgaggcgtagaataccaaagaggtaagaagaaaagtaaccagctcattgtagcctaatgtagcggagtaagaggacagtttctgctgcacacatctactcaagtaaaagtaaaaagtatagtgatttaaaactactcctagaagtataatgttttcaaaaacttactccagtaaatgtaactggttactacccacctctggttaaaTCTGCTTGTTATTCTTGTTTCTGCTGTTATTATTGACCCATTGGTGTATAAAAAGGCTTCAGCAGCTGGTTGGACTGTTGGTCGGTTCAATCAAAGTGATTAAAAATGACCTGAAAACCTTTCTGTGGTTTATGTTTCagactaaaagcagaaagaTTTTCACCTGTAGATGTGCTCAGTTactcaccagctgtttgttCTGTTTCAGGACACAAGAAGGCGCGACTCTACATGGGTGAGTTTGAGCTTCCTTCGGTTGGGTTGTttatagggatgggaattgataagatttttacaattccaattttattttcgattctgcttaacgattcggttctttgtcggttcccttatcgattctcatttggagaaaaaggacaacaaaccggtcgatcagcatcaactttgtttagtttagaagtaacacgagtcatgagctcacaaacccaacaacggtgaggtccacattggtctatcctggcctgggtaatttaactcttcctgctctggtgaaaggagaagctggaggtagaggtgaactgggggtagtaccaccagcctctggctctgagccagtcaggctctgtctctcatgatttcatctaaatgtaatgcctgagaaggcattcatttaaccttaaccgttactaacagcaggttttacaatcaggcaaatgctgctaacatgataggcagtgttagttagttagttacctgcagtgttagccgaggacatgctaacgttgctaacgttgctgggttcagattcaccaacattaatcattcattcatagttattgcatgttggtagtatttcctccctttggtgaaatattcactttgcaagttgccctgttgtcgtcttttttagggatgtgtaaccaaactttcgagcgtttgtaccgcttgggcgccatgtttactgttggctgctggctgcgctggactcgccacgcaacgttgcgtggtgacgtcattcgcgcccactggaatcgataaaaGGGAATCGCTTGCAAAGTCGgcaaaacgattccaaggaattgaaacactgggaaccggttctcaacaagaaccggtttttgattcccatccctagttgtTTATGACGATGGACACGTTGTGACGCCACGGTTGGGTTGTTATGACGATGGAAAGGTTGTGACgccttgttgttgttgcttccaGAGGACGTGACGCTGAGCCCGGTGACGGCATACCCCTTCCTGATCCTGTCTGAGGACAGGAAGCAGGTGAAGAGGGGCGAGAAGCTGCAGATCTTCAGGAACAGCCCGCACAGGTTCGATGTCTGGTCCTGCGTCCTCGCCAAGGAGGGCTTCAGCTCCGGGCGCCACTACTGGGAGGTCAGCACCAGACCCGGTTATGACCCGGTTCATCAGATTCTCCTTTGATTCAGTTTCTGTGTTTacttt is drawn from Odontesthes bonariensis isolate fOdoBon6 chromosome 21, fOdoBon6.hap1, whole genome shotgun sequence and contains these coding sequences:
- the btr30 gene encoding bloodthirsty-related gene family, member 30 gives rise to the protein MMAEAAAASELLSEQELTCSICLDLFTDPVSTPCGHNFCQACIGGYWASSPVCTCPLCKRQFDERPQLSINKVFSLIAETYKQTRYGAAASLGNGMPDAVTAAEGLHSTNPFLTAPVVAKAAEDAVWCDVCTGVKQPAVSSCLTCTASYCGEHVQPHRTTSFYAKHTLMDPQEALRGRTCSIHHRLLEVFCRTCQSCICAICVLGEHRTHKTVSIQTERLGKQKHVARTEQDIMNRIKEKEIHVGDLKKKLQGVQNYADRERGEVEHLLDEVSASLDRIRTQVVGSMERQLDAVMSKGEGLVNRLEADLGQLMDRRATLEVQAVSQDHISFLQSYEEAMAPLEEEQPGLDEDAEFSLHFHLDEVKSGLSEVKEKMEEIRMGEVRPRVSRGSGGSFSSGDLMPAESLLSLRGSKANLRKSQWSLKDMKKMGRSVSGHKKARLYMEDVTLSPVTAYPFLILSEDRKQVKRGEKLQIFRNSPHRFDVWSCVLAKEGFSSGRHYWEVSVGENKDWKLGVVGASAQRKGLFDMSPPNGYFAIWWGGSQLRALTTPPLTKVKGHHPKLRQVGVYLDMDEGQVTFYNVKSGSEIYSFNGNSEFTERMFPLLGTGDKEVPLVLMTAQHHLA